The genome window AATAATAGCTGGAAATGGAGCATGGGATTCAAGTAGCCCTTATGACAAGATATGGGATGGATTTACTGTGGGAAAAGGAGGATGTAGCACACCCTTGTCTGCAGGGTTTGGATCTGCAGCTCCTACTTCACAGAAGGCCTGACCCAAAACCTAGGAAAGAGACATCTTGGTGTGGTTTCCGACCAAGCTTTTGGTGATATTCTGACCTCGTTCTCCCTTTAGTGAGGACACAGTATCAGAGTGCTTATTTTTACCTTCCTGCAAAGTTTTGATCCCTTGCTTAATGTTGCCTGGCCAAGCCCAGAGGAACAAGCAGGTCACTATTACCTCTTTTCACTGGCGTAAGGTGCTTTGCCTCCCAAGGCTTCCCAGAACTCTGCGGGCTCTTGTCCTTCCAAAATGGTGTGCTTGTCCCGTTTGGAAACGATGTCAGCTACCATTTTTGCCATCTCCCTCTCATCTCCGCTGCATCCCTGTGTTCAGGACGTAAGATTGAGGTGGAGTTAGGGACAGCCTGGCAAAACTTATCTGTGGGGAAAAGTTGGCTTGGTCCTACCCTCCTCTGGAGAGTTTTAGACCTGCTTGAATGCTTTTGAGGGTCTCATCTGAGCTGGTCACTCAGAATCCATTTCTAGTCCTTGAAGGGACATTCAGCGCAGCCAATGGCATCTAGACCAAAACTCatataatcatagaatggtttgggttggaagggaccttaaagatcatctagtccaacccccctgccatgggcagggacaccttccactagaccaggttgctcaaagccccatccaacctggccttgaacactcgAAATGATGGGGCATCtgcaacttctctgggcaaccctTCTGCTTCGGTTTGATCTACAATCTCATCCTGAAACACACGACTGAACCAGGATAAATGAATATGCTCTAATGCTGGCTAATTTCTTACAGCTGGAGAACTTGGGGTGCTTTATTCAGCTGAAAGCTGTAGGTACATCTAAAATGAGGTGAGGTGAATCCCAAGATGGGTTACTTCTGTAGCAAGAGGGCTGTGCTACTGCTGATCCTCCACAGACAGAGCCTTCTCCTGGGTGCACCTCGCTCTATCGAAATTAATGGGCTACCTGCCCACAGCTCAGTGGAGGTCGGAGGCTCAAGCCCCACATCAGCCATTTTGGGTCCCTTCAGCTGCCTTCCCTGGACTCACTGCAGTCTCACCTTCCCGCACCACAGGTAGCAGACTTGGCTGGTCGACAGCAGAAAGACGTCGTTGGAGTTGAGCGAGGAGGCCCGGGCTGGCACCTCCGTGGCTTTTGTGTTCATCTCGTCCGTGCCCCTCACCTGGAAGAGGCGGATCGCCGGCTCGGGCGTGATTTTCTGAGCCCGGCTCGTGCCGCCCTGCAAGGACACAGAGGGAAGGATGGTACTGGGAGGTGAGGAGGACACGCAAACCCAGGGTGCAGCTGGTTTGAGGAAGAAGGCTCTTGGGGCCATAACCTTCCATACTGCTCCAGCGATGGACCACGGTCCTGCACAGAGCAGGTGAGGAAATCCAAATACCTTCTGGTTCCAGGTCAGAATAAAACCCACATGTCATAACTTCCACATTTCTCCCTGGTTATTCCGAGTCTCTCCCACCTCCCATCAAGATGTTCAAGTTCAATGTGAACAGATCTCAGtgtctgcaaagcatttgcCATGTAAACTGGGCAAGGCAGCTGGACTCGTATTTCCAGCTGCACTCAGCCTAGCTGAACGCCTGCCATAGAAGTTGTATGGTGCGACCAACACTGAGAGCTGAGGGCAAactccctcttccccagccaTTTGCAATGTCTCCACCACTGACGCTGACAGCCAAAGCAGCAAGTGAAGTGGATTAGTAGTTAATGTGATATAATTCAGGCAGGGACAACTCAAATCACGTAACTGTAGGATATTTTGGAGGACCCTTTCTGGATAGTCGTATCTGTAATTTAGAGGATGATTGTCGTATTGTAACTCCGCAAAATATTTTGGGATAGAGTTGGAAAGAACATTACACATTAACGCTGGAGCTCAGGGGTGGACAGCTGAGTCTGGGTCAGTCCAGGACTGTGTTTACACATATGGTGTTCAGACTACTTGGGAAGTAGTAGAAATGTTCCACCACTTCCATCTGCCAGCCCATGCAGTCCTGGCAGGCTCCTTTCCTGAATACAAGCCCATTTTCCTGGACTATTTCCATCGCAACTGCCAAGCCATCGTTGGTTCTTGCACCTTCCATTGCCCATGCGCACAAAGCTACATTACCTCGTAAATGACCAGCTTGCCCTTGAAGATCGCCAGGAAGTGTGTGGGCTCCTTGCCCATCGTCACGCGCACCTGCACTGCCTCGTCCCCATGCTTTTTGTCCAGCTCGATGGCATTGAGGGCACAGGCGGTGATTTCATCCACAGAGGCATGGCGACCCTGGGGAAGAAAGAGATGCCACATGTAACGTGATGAGGTGAAGGGTATAAAGCTCTGCACGGTGTAACATCTTGCCAATCCCAAGCCCTGCATATAATATCGTGAGATCAGAGTTAAGACGACCAGATGTTTAAATTTCACTTGCATTCTGGTTTTGGAGGCTTTAGCATCCCATTTTCAAAGCTTCTCTCTGCATTCCAGGGGAGGTAAGtatactttaaaaaggaaagcagagataTTCATATACTCACGTGTCTCCAGGAGCTCAGGCTTTAAGGGACGATCTGAAAGACTGCAAAGTTTGACCTCAGCACTGTAAGTCACATCATCCTTCACTATTTCTGTCTGACATTGCTGGCTCTCAGTCTGATGCCACCTTGGGCTCAGAGTGTCCATGCTGCCTACAAAGCACAGCTTGGGCTATTTGCAAGGGACAACTAATGAGCAAAGGGCGTGTGAGTTCTTCTGGTTGGGAAGAACTGGATTGGGAACAGCCCCTTCTGCTTTGTCTTGACCTACCTGCCACATGTAGAGGACATAGTGAGGCCTGCCTGATCTCAGATAGGTGTACAGGACCAGGTAGCAATCACCCCCATAGAACTGCCCATATGTCTTGGGATCCACTGGCTGCATTTGCAAGTCCTCAATCCTCCACACCTAGTGAAAGAAACATCTCGGTGAGCAGCAGTGGAGTCAACGTGAAGACGGAGTGCAGCCCCTTTGCCAGCAGACCACTGAAATTCAGGTCTTCAGTTGGAAAGATAaaccttcccctctcctccagaCGCCAGCCTATGTTCCCCCAGCTTGACTAAGTGCTTGCTGGCAAAGTCCGGTCTCTCCAATGACCGCCACAATACATATGCCATTAATGGACTTTCAGCAGTCTGTAGCCCTCAAGGAGGAGCAGCCTCCAGGTCCCTCTCAGCCCCACAGTCCCTCTCTCAACCAGCTCCATCTTCCATGGGAGGCCACAAGAATGGGAGAGGGGCCTCTGCTCTGCACAAGTTTGGTTGATATGGACCTAACTGAGAGACAGGGTGAGAAGGGAATCGACTGTATCGCCTCATGACCTATGCACACAGCAGGAGAGGGGTCAGCTTGGTGACTGCTTTGCTCCACAGGCCATGGGTTGGAGGAGAAATGCCCCCGAGCTACTGTAACTGCTGCGTTAGTTAAAGTTGGCAAGCAGGTTGCTCTGGCTGAAACCACGCTTTCTTGGGGAGGATAGGTGGGCACTTCTCCACAGCTCCGTACAGCTGCTGCGTGTGAAAAGGCAGAGGCGTTTGGAAACGCTCTGGTAACTGCATCGTCTGTCAGCGAAAGGAGCTCTCTCACCTCTATCTCCCCAGAGGCATCATCTACCATTCTCTGCTCAGCAGCTAGCTCCGGTCTGGCGTGGAGCTGAGTGGTGTCAAACTTCACCTGCTCCACCTTGGCTGCATgcaccagcagaaaaaaaaccaagaaccCGGTGAATGCACAGTTACATACAAACCCTCTGCATCACCCTCACGCACACATGCAATCGTTATAGACGCGAGAAAAGCCTGGTCCGCCGTTGCAAGAAGTCAGTCTTGCCACCAGTAAGCCAATGTTGATTTTGGAATATGCAAGAGCTCACACACTCCAGTGTTGATCTGTTACAGGCTGGCAACTGGCCATATAGCGCGTTCCAGTAATGATTGGCTGGTAAAGATATTAGTTGTCTCCTGACTGAAAATTCGTAATTGTTTTCCAAATCTATACATATTTAcctccttttaaaatgttgctttcagaaataaaatggctaCATTTCTCCAGCTCATGATAAAGAGAGAGAGTATTTATGGACAgcacagagaaagacagaggtcgagagaaaagagagaacttGCAAAGCCAAGAGATTCGCGGCTCTCAGGATATTATTGATGGAGACATTCAGCATCTCTGTCACCATCCCACCATTCATCAACAAGTTCTCTCTCTTCAGTATTGTTTACTCTTTGGGGTTAATGCATTGTAATATTCACTTCAGCAGTGTGATAAATTGAGGCACCGTTTACACCTGgtgtaaatacagaataattcCATTGATGTCAGGAGGGTCTTGGATGGATGCCAgtgtaaatgaaagcagaatgttGTTCAACACTTCCTTATCAGGTTCAGTATTAGCcctttataaagaaaattaggAAGTTCTGCATGTGTGAAATTTTACATGcaatttttcagatgaaagtGATCTTCTGCCAACATTTACATTTGGAATAAGTGGCAGTTTAGTTCATATAAGAAGCCTCAGCAGTTCTGAATGTTGTTCAGTTCCCAAATCCTTTGCATCTACTGAAGAAGGTGGAAAATACAAGGTGTGACAAGAATGTGCACTAGATTTTCAGGATACTGAAGGCAGGAGACAGTTAATGTGAATGATGTTCCCTCAGCTGTGGCTTAGCACAGGTAGGAAAGCCAAATCCAGGACAAACATGCTCACCAATTTTGCCAGTAGTGTAGACTTTGCCCAGTCCTTGCGTTTCATCCTTTTCCGTCCACCTCTGGAAGAGCTGTTTAAACATGGCTGACTCTGCTCCATCACTGATCACTTCAATGTTGGTGGATGAAGGATAGCCTTTGGCTTGGATAAAACCCTAGTGGGGTTGAAAAAGGACATTAGTGGGGACACACGGAGCTTTTTACACACATGGGAAGAGGGATGTGGACCTGAAAGAGCCCAAAGAGTGAACATCCTCCAGTGAACACATGACCAAGGGGCAGGATTCACCCCAAGACTTGCGTTCAGACTTACAAACAGAGATGCCTACAAGCTCTCACTGTAGTATccatgtttatttctgtgtttaggGGACTGAACCCTAACCCTAGAGGCTGGTCGCCTGGGTCACATCCGACACTTAATCTCTACATGGCACCTTAATCTTGAAGAAAATCTCACTCAATGGGTCTAATGAAACTCTTCCTCCTCTATCTCAGACAGCTCCATTGATGGCTTCTGGGGATGGATCTAGGACTGGAGGGAGCAGTGGTGGGGTGCGCCCATGACCCAAGAGCCTAGttcagttctttgcttttctccaacCTTTTTGTCCCTCTATAAAACAAGGAGACTGTCCTCCCTGTAGTATGATAGAGAGCATGCATGCCAGGGTAGTGAAGGGATGGAGCCAGCTAAGTACCCCAGAGCATGATGTGTGTTCTGAAGGGACTAAACACTCACaaatctctattttttttttctttttttttttctaaaaccacATTATTTCTTTGCGATAGAACTACTATTGAGCTAAAAGACTACTTCAAAAGAGGTGCTTGATACAatatgagaaggaagaaaattatctgtGTTCTGCCACAATGCCAAAGTCATTGCTCGTTTTTTGGGAACTGCTCTCATGTTTATCTCTGCAGGCTCCAGGATGACCTGGAGGTACAGTGCTGACAGCCGTGGTTCAGGAAAGGAGCCTGGCTGTGGGCTTCTGAGCATTCATCTTCTGCTGTAAATACTGCAGCCACACACTACCCCCAGGGAAAAGCGGAGCAGATGGTCTTCCCATCCCTCCCACCTGCcacactgaaagaaagagaTATCTTTTGTTCTACATGTGTAGCTCAGGGCCAGAATTTGCAGAGCTGATTGATTGCCTACTAAAAAGCATCCGAGTTAAGCTTTTGAAAGGAGCACAGAGGACTGCGAGATAAGTTTTAAGGCAAAATTTGTCtaagcttttcttctccaagacAATAGGTGCAATTGGTATTGGAGCTGGGTGTCTCCCTGGCTGGGTGTCTCAACCTGGCTGGTTGAAGGTGGGGCCACTGAAGTTCAGTATCTCCTAGTGAGAGCTCATTGAAGATGAGGCCGTTTATGGTCTTGACATAAGTGAACAGATGAATTAAAAGCTAAGTTCCCTTGTAGCATTTACTTCAACGTGCCAACTTGTGAAAAAACCTACCAAATGCCTTACTTGCTCAGGCTCCCTCGaggctaatttttttctgaaaggaagagtTGAGGCATGCTCTGCCAGAAAATAACTAACTGCATGGCAGCTCATCTGGAGGAGCGGCATAGGTGCCAGGGCACTATGCTGGTGTGCTCTACCTTAATGTGAGCCCTGTGCTTGCCTCAGGTTCACTAATCTGAATTAATAGCAGTTAATAACAGATCTTCTTCTACCCAGTGGAAGAGCCCTGTATCATCTTCAAATTCACaggctgttgtggtttaaccccagtcagcaactaagcaccacgcagccgctcactcacttctcctccacccagtgggatgggggagagaatcgggaaagaaaggtaaaactcatgggttgagacaaagacagtttaataggacaaaaaggaaggcaataataatgatgataataataataataaaatgacaataataaaagaattggaatatacaaaacaagtgatgcacaatgcaattgctcaccacttgctgacggatgcccagttagttcccaagcagtgatctcccctaggccaactccccccagtttatatactggacatgacatcacatggtctggaatacccctctggccagtttgggtcagctgtcctggctgtgtcccctcccaaattcttgtgcccctccagccttcttgctggctgggcttgagaagctggacaatccttgactttagactaaacactgcttagcaacaactgaaaacatcagtgtgttatcaacattcttctcatattaaATCccaaacataacactataccagctactagaaagaaaattaactctattccagccgaAACAAGGACACATGCAGAACCTGGGCCCAGATCCATTGGTGCTGTGAAAAAGACTTGTTGCCTGTAATGGACTTGCAGTTGAGGCCTGTAGCACCTACATAAAAGGTCTGGCTTTTCCAGAGACCCCAAGTAATCAAGTTCCCCACTGACTTGCACAAGGCGTTACTCTTGGTTGGGAACACAAGAGATGCCTTTCAGGGCCAGAGCAGTGGTCCGTGGGCCTGGGACAGTGGCATTAAGAGATGCCGTTTAGTGACACATGAGCTTGGTGGCTGTGATCCCTTCACTCTCCCCAGCATCCACAATAATGGGTCATGGATGTTAGAGAGAATGTAAGAGCCCCTTTAATATCTGTTTATGGACCTCTCGACCATGAATTTGTCTAATCCCATCTCGACCCTGCTGATACTCTCTGTCTCCACCATCTCTTGAATCAACAAATTCCAGAAATCCACCATTTACTGCGtaacaaagtattttcttttacactttcttttctttaacaaattTCTTCGTAGTTTTAGTGGCAGGTCTTAGTTCTAATGCAATTTGGTGACTAACAATTTTGTGTTTACGTCATCACGCCTCTGTTAGATGTTTAACTTCTCTCTCTGCTATTACACAGGCCAGCTCCTCAAGACCTACACTTAATTGTAATTAGTGGTCAGATCTAGATTAGCACTTAGTCAACCTCCCACGACATTGTTTGCACTATATTACAACTCACCACAGCTCGAGTGaaggctgcttttttctcttccaggctGGAGGCTTTTCCTCTCCAGACGTAAATCTTAAACCCACCTTGGTCTAAAATGTAGCAGTCCTgaggtgaaacaaaaaaaacagacataaaaaaacTCTGTGCAGGCAGAGGTCCTAATTTGTAGCCTATTCGGGTTGGATCCTTCTGgaagatttagattagatgtagaTCTAGCTCATTTCCTTGCCTTGCAGAGCTCTAACCCTGGTGCAATCATTAGCAGAGGCAACAGAGGATGAATTTACTGTGGTTCATAAATGGACTACAACTACCATCAACCCTACAGTGCAAGGGTTCATGAGTATGCTGACTTTGTGAGCACACCTGACCCAGGCAGCTGCCCTTTAACTGTAATGAGttaaaatatgtgtttttcttAGGCATTGCTCAAAACTGGCCATTACCATCTCATGACAGATTTTCCCAAACCAATGGAAACACCAGCTCCAAAACGCTCCAGGAGAAGTGTATGCTGAAATATCATCCTCAGTCTGCTGATGGTGGTGCTCATTTATGCCAAAACTGCTACTAAAGGAGCAGGAAAAGTCCAAATTAGACATCTTCTGCATGACTATTTTGTGTCCCCGATCTGGAGCTAAAAGTGTTGCATTATTGTGGATGCAGCAGGATCCCGAACCCAAAGGGGATGCGATGGCTGCTGAGCAGCCTGTCTCCACTGCAGAGAGTTGGTGCTCCAAACTGACAAACCACTGCGTGACCAAAGGCTTCTCGTTTTTCAGACTGAACTTtggcaagaaaagcaaaagctttgcaTGCCTGTAGAAGGAGACTGAGATTTAACAAGGCTGACACCAGGGTGAATAAGGGAGCTGGAGCCTTGCAGCACAACACTGTTTTGGAACAGGCTGCTTTGCACTGCAGAGAATTAAGCATGAGCAATTCTCTGACAAATTCTAGCCAGAAGGatattattctgttttctgaaagcctTTGAACAGAGGGTCTGTAAGGAATCTCCTTGCAGGGTGGGTCACTGAAACCAGCCACTTGCTACAGCAGGAAAACGTATCTTCATGATTTTGTGAGCAGAGTATTTATTTGCTCTGATTTCTGCAGGTGGAAGGCTATCCCTGAACATCAGGTATTGAGAAGCCTTATTTCCATCTGGAATATATTGCTGGCCCACAGCAATCCCTGACTCTGATTGCCAAGCTAATGTCATCTTTGGCTGAGAAGGTCAATTTGCCATCTCTCGTTAGAGCAGCTTCAACGCACCACCTACTTCTGGCCACTTAGTAGGGCTAAGCTGTCCTGTTTTCAGAGGACACCTGATAAACCTGAATGGTTGGAAGGGCTGATAATTTTCGGGAAACAGGGTATACCATTGAAACAGGTGCTCAGCTGAAAATATAGCAAGCCACAGCATCCTTTTCTCGCTGTAAGGACTGACGGCTTTCTCTCACCTCGTGCTGGAGCAGATCCTGCGTCAGGGGTCGGGTGGCTATCTCCTGTACCACCAGGTCATTGTCCTTCTCGTAGACACTGGAAGACAGAGTCACCAAGCAGAGTCAGCTTCACAGCACTCGCCGTGAGAAAGGAGAGGGTTTGCAGCCCATCCCTGGACTTACTGGTAGAGCCggacatttgctttctgcagctcgTCTGCTTTCGCATCGGGGATGGCGTCTCGGAGCTCCCCGTGCCTCTCACCCAGCACCATCTTCATGATCTGCATGAGGTCTGGGGAGTCCTTCTCGTTGTCAATAATGCCGATCTGAGCGCGGCCACCTCTTTCGCTGTCCCTGATGCTGCGAGCCAGCACGAGACCCTGCACAAGGATCACCGGGGGGTAAGTCCTGATCCAGACAACGAATTCAGCGTGACTCAGACCTACAGCAATGACTAAGCACCAATAGTCCAAGCCAGATTACCACAGAGCTCTGAAGCTTCTAGTGTCCTCCAAatttagctattaaaaaaagaggatgtCTATAACGCCTGCTTATTAACTAACTCTCAGGAAAATATTGCTTATTACAGTCACTCCGGGTGCTCGCTCCCGCAGGGCACAGGCACACAGTAGCCACAGCAGGTGTTGCCTATGAGTGACTGTACATGAGCAGGTCCAAATATCTTCTGAGATGGTCTGGAGAGAGATGCATGCACGCTGAGGACAACGAAGCtggatgctgcagagctgcaggaccCTGGGTACCCTGTGGtgacattttacatttaaatctTTCAAGTATTCAAAACCCGTggatgttttctgtaaaaaaagcagcttgaaaTGCCAAGCATCTAAGTAGactgaaatttccattttccattgaattcttttttccatgCCTCTTACCGCAATAGCTTTGAAAGGGGCCCCTCTTTGTTAGACCTAGGAAACGACCTGCTTGATTGCCAGGCCTGAGATGAACCATGGCCTCTTCCTCACAGCAGCCTTCCTTCTACCTGCTCCCCCTTCTCTGTGTCCTGAGAGTTTCTTTGTCTCTTCCCCACCCTCCATTGGATCTTCTCCAGCCATTGTGTCCTGGAAAAGTGCCTTCCCTGCGAAGCTTCCCCATCTCCTAGCTCATCAGGCACTATCATGTGAAGAGCAGTCCCACCTGTCTTTTAATAATGACTGGCTACAAATTAGGCCACCAACTTTGCTGATAACCCACTAATATATCTTGCTTTATTACATCTCTGTATCTCAGTTCCTCTATCAGTAAAATAAGGATAATGACCCCTTTGCAAAGTGCCTTAAGAGCTATGGATCTGACCTATCAACACCTGGGTTATGTATTCCTGCTTGTCTCATACTGACCAAGCTGGAATTCCCTGtgattctgtaaaaaaaaaaaaaaaaaaagaaaattcatctACCTATGGGGTAGTTACTGCAGCTAAACCTACTGGTGCTGCTGAATTTTTAGTCCCACATCATGCAAACTACGGGTCACAGAGGGATGGAGACGGACCTCCCcagaagcagaggagctggatGCCTTTCTGGAGCTGGAGCTACTGATGTGCTCACGGCCGTCCATGAAACCCAAGCTGAGG of Aquila chrysaetos chrysaetos chromosome 3, bAquChr1.4, whole genome shotgun sequence contains these proteins:
- the VILL gene encoding villin-like protein isoform X3; the encoded protein is MAELLGCFALSDCRMTDSDTNLPTIERKLGLQIWGIENMKMVPVPEKAYGTFFEGDCYIILHTKRTSHGSAVDLHYWIGKDSSQDEQGAAALYVTQLDNALRGNPVQHREVQGHESETFQSYFRNGIIYKKGGVASGFKHVETNMYNIKRLLHVKGKKHVSATEVALSWDSFNKGDVFLLDLGKVLIQWNGPSCSIAEKSRGLVLARSIRDSERGGRAQIGIIDNEKDSPDLMQIMKMVLGERHGELRDAIPDAKADELQKANVRLYHVYEKDNDLVVQEIATRPLTQDLLQHEDCYILDQGGFKIYVWRGKASSLEEKKAAFTRAVGFIQAKGYPSSTNIEVISDGAESAMFKQLFQRWTEKDETQGLGKVYTTGKIAKVEQVKFDTTQLHARPELAAEQRMVDDASGEIEVWRIEDLQMQPVDPKTYGQFYGGDCYLVLYTYLRSGRPHYVLYMWQGRHASVDEITACALNAIELDKKHGDEAVQVRVTMGKEPTHFLAIFKGKLVIYEGGTSRAQKITPEPAIRLFQVRGTDEMNTKATEVPARASSLNSNDVFLLSTSQVCYLWCGKGCSGDEREMAKMVADIVSKRDKHTILEGQEPAEFWEALGGKAPYASEKRFQEQITHYQPRLFECSNQTGRFIMTEVVGFCQEDLDEDDVMLLDTWEEIFLWVGKASNTYERNEAIASAKEYLKTHPAGRDLATPIILVKQGYEPLNFTGWFNAWDPYKWSDGKSYEEMKNSLGEMSAISEIKVNETTVSIFSYF